The nucleotide window GTGAGACACTCCTCGGCTCCGGGGACATGCTCTTCCTGCCGGCGGGCAAGGCAGAGCCGTACAGGGTGCACGGTTCCTTCGTCTCGGAGAAGGAGACTCAGAAGGTTGTGGAGTTTCTCAAGCAGCAGGGTGGGCCCGCGGATACGAAGGAGCTGACCGAAGCGGTCGCCGTGGATGACGGGGAATCCCTTGGAGACGATGAGCTTTTTCAGGAAGCGCTTAAACTTGTGGTTTTCCATCAGCAGGGATCGATTTCGCTTCTTCAGAGAAGGCTGAAGGTCGGCTACTCGAGAGCAGCGAGGCTCATGGACATGCTCGAGGAAGCAGGAATCGTAGGACCTTTTGAAGGCAGCAAAGCAAGAGAGGTTCTCGTCAGCGAGGATTATCTGAAGGAGAAGAATCTCACCTAAACACCTTTCGGAGAAAGATTGGCACGTCCCGCAGACCGTGGGCGGGATGTCCAGGACTAAACGATGAAGCTCCAAGTTCACCCGTTGCGTTCAATCCCGCGCCTGTTTTTCTCGTTTGTGTTCTCCTTGCTTCTTCCTTCAGGGTGTTTCTGTCTCTCCAGCACCGAGATCGTGGGCAAGGTGCGAAGCACTTATGATGGTCTGAAGACCATCTCGTTTGCCTTTGTTGAGAAAGATGTATCGTCTGATGGGCGTGAGACGACCGTCTCAAAGGGAAAAGTCGCAGCGATGCTGCCAGGGAAATTCCGGGTTGAGTTTAGCATTCCGAAAGGTAAGGTTGTCGCTTCCGACGGCGAGAACCTCTTTGTGTCTGTTCCGGGCGAAGAACCTTTCAAGGTCTCCGGAGGAGAGAAACTGGGATCCTCGCCTGGGATGTTCTTCGTCGAATTTCTCGAATCCGGAAAGTTTGAGGCTTCGGGCAGCGAGATGATCGGGAAGTTCGGCTGCGTCAAGCTGCTGGGAAGTGTGGAGGGAGAGGAGGGACCGGTCAGCGTCTCCCTCTGGATTGACAAAAAGCTCTGGGTCGTGAGACAGATTACGGTTGAAGAAGAAACCGGCACAAAGAAGTTCGTGCTCAGTGACATATCCTTGAATCCAAAGATGGCGCATGAGGTGTTCACGATTCCCTAGTGTGCCGTGCGGAATCGGAGAAGAGGGAGGAGCGCAGCTTCCGGACATAGTGTTGGAGCGCGATCAGACACGAGGCGGGAAACCGGCAGATGAGCATGAAGAAGTGTTTTGTTCTTACCTTGGGATGTCCAAAGAACGAGATTGACTCGGAGTCGATGTCATCCCTGCTTGTGAAAAAAGGCTTCATTTTGACTGATGACCCGGCCGAAGCCGATTTGGCTGTTGTGAATACGTGTGCCTTCATAGACCCCGCAAAAGAGGAATCCATAGAAGCAGCGTTTTCTCTTGCCGCCCTGAAGACAAAAGGGAATCTTGAGAAACTGATTGTGTGCGGATGTCTTAGTCAGAGATACGGGGAAAGACTTCTCGCCGAGATCAACGGAATTGATGCCGTCATCGGAACGGGATCATGGTCTGAGATTGGCGATGTGATTGATGACCTTGAGAAAAATCCGAAGGGGATCGTGCGTGTCAAGGATCCAGGCGGAAGCTACGGAGGGGCGCTCAGAGACGAAAAGAACGGAAGAGTCTCATCCTACCTGAAAGTCTCGGAGGGCTGTGACAACGAATGCTCGTATTGCATGATACCTTCCCTCAGGGGACCGTTTCGAAGCCGGCCAATTGATGAGATCCTACAGGAGGCAGGCAAACTTGCCGAGAATGGCGTAAAGGAGATCTCGATAATCTCGAACGACACTGGTTCGTACGGGACGGACCTCTATGGAGAGCCGGCTCTTCCTGACTTGATGTCCGGCC belongs to Candidatus Eisenbacteria bacterium and includes:
- a CDS encoding outer membrane lipoprotein carrier protein LolA — translated: MKLQVHPLRSIPRLFFSFVFSLLLPSGCFCLSSTEIVGKVRSTYDGLKTISFAFVEKDVSSDGRETTVSKGKVAAMLPGKFRVEFSIPKGKVVASDGENLFVSVPGEEPFKVSGGEKLGSSPGMFFVEFLESGKFEASGSEMIGKFGCVKLLGSVEGEEGPVSVSLWIDKKLWVVRQITVEEETGTKKFVLSDISLNPKMAHEVFTIP